GCTGAAAGCTCACGGAAGTAGAGCGCAATGCCTCCACGCCACCGGGATAGATTACTCCCAGCTTGTCTACCGTCAGCATCGCCGGTTGAGATAGGTTCGGCGGCATATGATCACCTTTTGCAATAATGCGAGCCGCTGTATTGCAACTCACAATGCAACGCTAGGGTGATTTCATGACACGACGGTGACGGGGCAATGACATTTCAACGACAGCTCGGCCACGCCTGAATAGAACTACAAGCGCAATCCGATCTTGAGCATCAAATAAACGAGGGGTAAAAACGCAGCGGGATTACTCGAGTACCCGGCGGGCGCCGGTGTAAGTGCGCTGCCAGAAGTTGGCCTGCAGACTGTCCATCCGGACTTTGCCGCCACTGCTGGGGGCGTGCAGGAAACGCCCATCGCCGACATAGATACCGGCATGGTTAACGCGGTTGCCACCGTTCATCGCGAACAGCACCAGATCACCCGGCTCCAGAGCACCCACAGCCGGGTTTTCCGCAGAGAGGGCATTCAGGCCGGCAGTAGTGCGCGGCAGCGCCATACCCACAGCCTGGCGGTAGACATAGTTGATCAAGCCACTGCAATCAAAGCCGGTCTCCGGCGTGCTGCCGCCGTATTGGTAGGGCGTGCCCACCAGGCTGATGGCGTGGAACACAACATCCTGATTGATTGGCGGCAAAGTGCGCACCAGAGGAGCGTAGTTCGAGGTTGATCTGGGTGATTTGGTTGACCTGGACGAGGTCGAGGAGGAGTCAGTAGAGGTATTCCAAGCGGGCGTCGAGGTGGCCGCGACACGTGGCTTGGGCGCGCTGGAACACCCTGCCACCAAGGCAAGCATGACCAGAACAGCGAGAGCTTTTACGCGCATAGGGACTACCGGCAAGTGTGACAATGGTTGAACCATGCCGTTCAAGTCCCAGATAGTCAACTTATTTCCCAAAATTCGACCCACTTAATTATTGACGGTGCTGGCTAACATGACAGATAACTGGCACATAGGTCGGCCACTTTGCGCGTGCAATTCATTGAAAAACGCCTGAGTAGCGGCCAGATCCCGTTGGCTGGTCGGCTTTTTATCAACAATGTTCTGAGCCTTCAGCGCTGCGGCTACATCGTCGGTAGCGACAAAAGTATCTTTGCCGACCATGCGTAAAAACCGCGGTGCAGATAGCCCTCCCAACTGATTGCCTTGCTTGCTGAGCAAACGCCAGAGCCCGGTGATATCCGTCACCGGCCAATCTGCAATCAGGTTGCCGACGCTG
This genomic stretch from Halopseudomonas pelagia harbors:
- a CDS encoding C40 family peptidase; this encodes MRVKALAVLVMLALVAGCSSAPKPRVAATSTPAWNTSTDSSSTSSRSTKSPRSTSNYAPLVRTLPPINQDVVFHAISLVGTPYQYGGSTPETGFDCSGLINYVYRQAVGMALPRTTAGLNALSAENPAVGALEPGDLVLFAMNGGNRVNHAGIYVGDGRFLHAPSSGGKVRMDSLQANFWQRTYTGARRVLE